A genome region from Chloroflexota bacterium includes the following:
- a CDS encoding ATP-binding protein, with protein sequence MLIERRSGRHAAPPLRHPRHSAPREAASMLISIRRSSAPASPPELVEIVTPRTNAAVITPAENLLAAISLAEPFGLEITATSDARRFMARAGTVAMRQHLEDQLGVAYPQSELRRLDVNQHPGLDPAWCRPDECVVARTLVLRGPEYLPLRTFRDSDVAADRAAQADPILGILGALSDLPRGWRSLCQLVLAPAQDDWCKEYLRLTVEHPLASERANAQADTSLTPVYMLAAALVAGCVAYQAYQWYSARQWLQLTLLVGGVGAGIVAVMLLVRRFMRRTIYDMRLVQEKVSRIAYRTEIRLAVFAPVDTPAAAMDERLDRLARAYRQFNLAAGNGLTPRRLRRDPLDLRALRPLASARSTPILNTRELAGLWHLPQAQADVPLLERTGARRRMPRPFSVTHGCRIGVSAHQGRSVPVALPDELLRRHLLLVAKTRRGKSSLLLRIASYLMESVSDDGRPPALVVVDPHRDLAHAVLGLVPAQRRPDVVYLDVSEEGRPFGLNLLDVGLGWTRDKAVSNALTIFRREFDQFWGPRMEDAFRYALLTLFEVNQAMNAESPVGRERQHTVLQVPTLLADAAFRRSVLDLVSDPVIRGWWSGYFDRLERRLQGEIINPVQTKVSRFAGQRAARAIVGQARSTIDPSGWLSSGAIVVVNTSKGTVGEDTAALIGGTLINLVGLLVGEQARLPEKRRRPVTLIVDELQTMPGADYEAILSELSKYGANLVLATQSLARLETLNRDQGRTLRSTVFANLDGLFAFHTSAEDAAYLVRELGDEIDEHDLVELGEHQCYAKLSAGGERLPTFSVSLDPPPAGDPSVRDALAAASAARYGRDAAAVDADLRSALDRIEEAIGGGPSTGGSAPAGDSRGDPARLPDEPTANANRPEKAPKGKDRSKHRRGKPTTTDSSQVQSRDRGQESVPPEAPIFVEEELPPHPPRHVV encoded by the coding sequence TTGCTGATCGAGCGTCGCTCAGGTCGGCACGCCGCGCCGCCTCTTCGCCACCCTCGCCATTCCGCACCTCGGGAGGCCGCGTCCATGCTCATCTCCATTAGGCGTAGTTCGGCTCCAGCGTCTCCTCCGGAGTTGGTCGAGATTGTCACGCCACGCACTAACGCGGCGGTCATCACGCCGGCCGAGAACCTCCTGGCCGCGATCTCGCTCGCCGAGCCATTCGGCCTTGAGATCACCGCCACCTCGGATGCCCGTCGCTTTATGGCTCGCGCCGGCACCGTCGCAATGCGACAACACCTCGAAGACCAGCTCGGAGTCGCCTACCCGCAGTCCGAGCTTCGCCGCCTCGACGTCAATCAGCATCCCGGTCTGGATCCGGCCTGGTGCCGACCGGACGAGTGCGTCGTGGCCCGCACCCTCGTCCTGCGCGGCCCCGAGTACCTGCCGCTCCGTACCTTCCGAGACAGCGACGTGGCAGCCGATCGCGCCGCTCAGGCCGACCCGATCCTCGGGATCCTCGGGGCACTCAGCGACCTGCCGCGGGGCTGGCGATCGCTGTGCCAGCTCGTGCTCGCACCGGCTCAGGACGACTGGTGCAAGGAGTACCTGCGACTCACCGTCGAGCATCCACTGGCATCCGAGCGCGCCAATGCCCAGGCAGACACATCACTCACGCCAGTCTACATGTTGGCGGCGGCCCTGGTCGCCGGCTGCGTGGCATACCAGGCGTACCAGTGGTACAGCGCGCGCCAGTGGCTGCAACTGACGCTTCTGGTGGGCGGCGTCGGCGCGGGGATCGTGGCGGTAATGCTGCTCGTACGACGATTCATGAGGCGAACCATCTACGACATGCGCCTCGTTCAGGAGAAGGTCAGCCGCATCGCCTACCGGACCGAGATCCGTCTGGCCGTCTTTGCGCCGGTCGACACCCCGGCAGCGGCGATGGACGAGCGCCTGGACCGGCTGGCGAGAGCGTATCGCCAGTTCAACCTGGCCGCCGGCAACGGTCTGACGCCGCGGCGCCTCCGCAGGGATCCGCTCGACCTTCGCGCGCTTCGACCGCTGGCCTCGGCCAGGTCGACGCCGATTCTGAACACCCGTGAGCTGGCCGGTCTCTGGCATCTGCCGCAGGCCCAGGCCGATGTCCCGCTACTCGAGCGGACCGGCGCTCGGCGACGTATGCCCCGGCCGTTCTCGGTGACGCACGGCTGCCGGATCGGCGTCTCGGCCCACCAGGGGCGCTCCGTACCGGTCGCGCTGCCCGACGAACTGCTCCGCCGGCACCTGCTGCTGGTCGCTAAGACGCGTCGCGGGAAGTCGTCGCTCCTGCTCCGCATCGCGAGCTACCTGATGGAGTCCGTTTCCGACGATGGTCGTCCGCCGGCGCTCGTCGTCGTCGACCCGCATCGTGATCTTGCCCACGCGGTGCTCGGCCTGGTGCCTGCACAGCGACGGCCCGACGTCGTCTATCTCGACGTGTCCGAGGAAGGCCGCCCCTTCGGCCTGAACCTGCTCGACGTGGGGCTGGGGTGGACCCGCGACAAGGCCGTCTCGAATGCGTTGACGATCTTCCGGCGCGAGTTCGACCAGTTCTGGGGCCCGAGGATGGAGGACGCCTTCCGATACGCGTTGCTCACCCTGTTCGAGGTGAATCAGGCGATGAATGCCGAAAGCCCCGTCGGTCGCGAACGTCAGCACACCGTTCTACAGGTGCCGACGCTCCTCGCGGATGCGGCCTTTCGGCGAAGCGTGCTCGACCTCGTCTCCGATCCCGTCATCCGAGGCTGGTGGTCGGGGTACTTCGACCGCCTCGAACGTCGCTTGCAGGGCGAGATCATTAATCCCGTGCAGACCAAAGTCTCGCGATTCGCCGGCCAACGAGCTGCGCGCGCCATCGTTGGGCAGGCGAGATCCACGATCGATCCGTCCGGCTGGTTGTCGTCCGGAGCGATCGTCGTCGTGAACACGTCCAAGGGGACAGTCGGCGAGGACACAGCTGCCCTGATCGGCGGCACGCTGATCAACCTCGTCGGCCTGCTGGTCGGCGAGCAAGCCCGGCTCCCCGAGAAACGTCGCCGGCCGGTGACCCTCATCGTCGACGAACTGCAGACAATGCCGGGCGCCGACTATGAAGCGATCCTCTCCGAGCTGTCGAAGTACGGTGCCAACCTGGTCCTGGCCACCCAGAGCCTGGCCCGCCTCGAGACGCTCAATCGCGACCAGGGACGCACCCTGCGATCGACGGTGTTCGCCAACCTCGACGGCCTGTTCGCGTTCCACACCAGCGCCGAGGACGCCGCGTACCTGGTGCGCGAGCTGGGCGACGAGATAGACGAGCACGATCTGGTCGAGCTCGGCGAGCACCAGTGCTACGCCAAGCTCTCGGCCGGTGGCGAGCGCCTGCCGACATTCTCGGTGTCGCTCGATCCACCGCCGGCTGGCGACCCGAGCGTCCGCGATGCACTCGCTGCGGCGTCGGCGGCTCGGTATGGACGTGACGCGGCCGCCGTCGATGCAGATCTGCGGTCAGCCCTGGACAGGATCGAAGAAGCGATCGGGGGCGGACCGTCGACGGGTGGCTCGGCGCCCGCGGGTGACAGCCGAGGCGATCCGGCCCGACTTCCCGACGAGCCGACGGCTAACGCCAACAGGCCGGAGAAGGCGCCGAAGGGGAAGGATCGCAGCAAGCATCGTCGCGGCAAGCCCACGACGACTGATTCGTCTCAGGTGCAATCCCGCGATCGGGGGCAGGAGTCAGTGCCACCCGAAGCTCCCATCTTCGTCGAGGAGGAACTGCCCCCGCACCCGCCCCGCCACGTCGTTTGA
- a CDS encoding tetratricopeptide repeat protein, which produces MAALPSGIVTFLFTDIEGSTRLFATWPESYRAVLARHNSLVEGAIAGRGGIVFRRAGDSYCAAFTSPTAAVLAALGAQRALRRESWDQLGAMLVRMGITTGEVEHQDDQYFGLALHRCARLTDSAHGGQVVISAATAALVADTLPEGALLTDLGEHRLRDLDRPERVFQLTVADLPADFPPLRTLTAIPNNLPAQATELVGREQLLRATRTALLRPSTRLVTLTGSGGAGKTRLAIELAAQLLDSFVDGVRFVPLASVTDPEQVLPAIARVIDVREAADRPVIASLTDALRQQQLLLVLDNFEHVTGAAAGIATLLSTAHSVKVLVTSRAPLRLYGERTVTVPPLTLPDRRDSPTSAHLVQFEAVRLFVDRAQEARSDFALSDENAGDVAEICHRLDGLPLALELAAARIRSMPPRTMIQRMERRLPLLIGGARDRPARQRTLRDTITWSYDLLEPAEQAMFRRLAVFRGFSLEAAETVCGDDGRSGEASVATAPLGMDVLDTIESLVEKSLLRQDEGIDGQPWYVMLETVREFALERLDESGEDGPIRCRQAKAAIDLAGHAASMLVGPEQARWFGRLEQEHDNLRVALRWSREHGCVVPALRLGAVLGALWLVRGYLREGREQLTEVLTLAGTADHPALRADVLGKLGWILLDLGDNRAASAVLDEALSIQRRLGDERALAETLESLGWSASAEEDYATAHACFAESLNIARRLDNRRSISHALNGLGWIATAQGHHAKACALLDEALAGFRALADERGIADCLGHLGWALKARGETREARCLLRESLGIAWDLRDRTLFAVALDKCATLLLAEDDARGAACLLAAAEAQREIVGVRLSPSVLAEVETGLASIRARLGDQAFAEAWAHGSAMSPEQAIAYASDEREAETSAPSSIDETATSARDAASPLTHREQEVAVLISQGLTNRQIAERLVITEGTAANHVYHILAKLELKSRAQVAAWAVEHRLIS; this is translated from the coding sequence ATGGCCGCCCTCCCTTCGGGGATCGTCACCTTCCTGTTCACGGACATCGAGGGCAGCACCCGGCTCTTCGCAACCTGGCCGGAGTCCTATCGGGCCGTCCTGGCCCGCCACAACTCCCTGGTCGAGGGCGCCATCGCAGGCCGGGGAGGCATTGTCTTTCGCCGTGCCGGCGACTCCTACTGCGCAGCGTTCACCAGCCCGACGGCGGCGGTGCTCGCGGCGCTCGGGGCGCAGCGCGCCTTGCGCCGGGAGTCGTGGGACCAGCTCGGGGCCATGCTCGTCCGAATGGGAATTACCACCGGAGAAGTCGAGCATCAGGATGACCAGTATTTCGGCCTGGCCCTGCATCGCTGTGCCCGGCTGACGGACAGTGCGCACGGCGGCCAGGTCGTCATCTCGGCGGCGACGGCGGCGCTGGTGGCCGATACGCTGCCGGAGGGCGCCCTGCTCACCGACCTTGGGGAGCATCGCCTGCGCGACCTCGACCGACCGGAGCGGGTCTTCCAGCTCACCGTGGCCGACCTGCCGGCCGACTTCCCGCCACTGCGCACGCTGACGGCAATCCCGAACAACCTGCCGGCCCAGGCGACGGAGCTCGTCGGGCGAGAGCAGCTGCTCCGGGCGACCCGGACGGCGTTGCTCCGTCCGAGTACCCGTCTGGTCACGCTGACCGGATCGGGCGGGGCCGGCAAGACCCGTCTGGCGATCGAGCTCGCCGCCCAGCTTCTCGACAGCTTTGTCGATGGGGTCCGGTTCGTGCCGCTGGCCTCGGTCACGGATCCTGAGCAGGTGCTCCCCGCCATCGCACGCGTGATCGACGTTCGGGAAGCGGCCGATCGCCCGGTCATCGCCTCCCTCACGGACGCCCTGCGCCAGCAGCAGCTCCTGCTGGTCCTGGACAACTTCGAGCACGTCACCGGAGCGGCAGCCGGGATCGCGACGCTGCTCAGCACGGCGCACAGCGTGAAGGTGCTGGTCACCAGTCGTGCCCCGTTGCGCCTCTATGGCGAACGCACCGTCACGGTGCCTCCGCTGACCTTGCCCGACCGGCGCGACTCGCCGACGAGCGCGCACCTCGTGCAGTTCGAGGCAGTCCGTCTCTTTGTGGACCGCGCGCAGGAGGCCCGGTCTGACTTCGCCCTGAGCGATGAGAACGCGGGTGACGTCGCCGAGATCTGCCACCGCCTCGATGGGCTGCCGCTGGCGCTGGAGCTGGCCGCCGCCCGGATCCGCTCGATGCCGCCACGGACCATGATCCAGCGCATGGAGCGGCGGCTCCCACTGCTGATCGGCGGCGCTCGCGACCGGCCGGCCCGGCAGCGGACCCTCCGCGATACGATCACCTGGAGTTACGACCTTCTGGAGCCTGCCGAGCAGGCGATGTTCCGGCGGCTGGCAGTCTTCCGTGGGTTCTCGCTCGAGGCGGCCGAGACGGTGTGTGGCGATGACGGCCGGTCCGGGGAGGCATCGGTTGCGACGGCGCCTCTCGGTATGGACGTCCTCGATACGATCGAGTCGCTGGTCGAGAAGAGCCTGCTTCGCCAGGACGAAGGCATCGATGGCCAGCCGTGGTACGTCATGCTCGAGACGGTCCGCGAGTTTGCGCTCGAACGGCTCGACGAAAGCGGCGAAGACGGCCCGATCCGCTGTCGTCAAGCCAAGGCCGCGATTGACCTGGCGGGGCATGCCGCGTCGATGCTGGTGGGGCCGGAGCAAGCACGTTGGTTCGGCCGACTGGAGCAGGAGCACGACAACCTGCGGGTCGCGCTGCGGTGGAGCCGGGAGCACGGTTGTGTCGTGCCTGCCCTGCGTCTGGGCGCGGTGCTGGGCGCGCTCTGGCTGGTGCGAGGCTACCTGAGAGAAGGGCGCGAGCAGCTCACCGAGGTGCTCACGCTCGCCGGGACGGCCGACCATCCCGCGCTGCGGGCGGACGTCCTGGGAAAGCTTGGCTGGATCCTGCTCGATCTGGGGGACAATCGCGCCGCGAGCGCCGTGCTGGACGAGGCTCTCAGCATCCAGCGCCGCCTCGGCGACGAACGCGCACTGGCCGAGACCCTCGAGAGCCTGGGTTGGAGCGCAAGCGCCGAGGAAGACTACGCCACGGCGCACGCCTGCTTCGCGGAGAGCCTGAACATCGCGAGGCGGCTGGACAATCGACGCAGCATCTCGCATGCCCTAAATGGTCTGGGCTGGATCGCGACGGCCCAGGGTCACCACGCGAAGGCGTGCGCCCTGCTCGACGAAGCCCTGGCCGGCTTTCGAGCCCTGGCGGACGAGCGCGGCATCGCCGATTGTCTGGGGCATCTGGGGTGGGCGCTGAAGGCCCGGGGCGAGACCCGCGAGGCGCGCTGCCTGCTCCGAGAAAGTCTCGGCATCGCCTGGGACCTGCGGGACCGGACCCTCTTCGCTGTGGCGCTGGATAAGTGCGCGACGTTGCTGCTGGCGGAGGACGATGCACGGGGCGCGGCATGCCTGCTGGCAGCGGCCGAGGCCCAGCGCGAGATTGTCGGTGTGCGACTCTCCCCGAGCGTTCTCGCCGAGGTAGAAACCGGGCTCGCGTCCATCCGCGCGCGCCTCGGCGATCAGGCATTCGCCGAGGCCTGGGCACACGGGAGTGCCATGTCCCCGGAGCAGGCAATCGCCTATGCATCGGACGAGCGCGAAGCCGAGACGTCGGCACCATCGAGCATCGATGAGACGGCCACGTCCGCACGCGACGCCGCTTCACCGCTCACGCACCGGGAGCAGGAGGTGGCCGTGCTGATATCCCAGGGGCTGACGAATCGACAAATAGCCGAGCGGCTCGTCATCACCGAAGGGACAGCAGCGAATCACGTGTACCACATCCTCGCCAAGCTGGAGCTCAAGTCACGAGCGCAGGTCGCTGCCTGGGCAGTGGAGCACCGGCTGATCTCGTAG
- a CDS encoding cupin domain-containing protein: MRVVLISVPAGTDFGPLLKGLPNDRCPCPHWGYVLKGQLRVETDGQEEVLRAGDTYYMAPGHLAFADEDTEFLEVAPSDLHGQAMEAVRRNAGVA, encoded by the coding sequence ATGCGAGTCGTGCTCATCTCGGTCCCGGCCGGGACCGACTTCGGGCCGCTGTTGAAGGGACTCCCGAACGACCGCTGCCCGTGCCCGCACTGGGGGTACGTCCTGAAGGGACAGCTCCGGGTCGAGACGGACGGTCAGGAGGAAGTGCTCCGGGCCGGCGACACCTACTACATGGCCCCCGGCCACCTGGCATTTGCTGATGAGGACACCGAGTTCCTCGAGGTCGCGCCGTCAGACCTCCATGGGCAGGCAATGGAGGCCGTGCGACGAAACGCCGGGGTCGCCTGA
- a CDS encoding methyltransferase domain-containing protein, with product MSDSPRQEAYTHGHSERILRYLSQRTAERDADLLLPHLRPGMRILDFGCGPGSITLGLASAVAPGEAVGVDIEPSTLDHARALAEERGVQNVRFQVASVYELPFPDGSFDAAFSRSVIEHLADPLGALREVRRVLRPGGVLAVDDGDYGGFIFTPPDPLVKEAMDLYLRVLQQNGGNSWRGRELRGMLRTAGFSCVVASAGVTEVQGTPEDTRAWGEFVAGLLMRPSFIEQVTQLGWANQSHLEEMADAFRAWGEHPDAFWVVVLCKAVGWAE from the coding sequence GTGAGTGATTCGCCGCGACAGGAAGCGTACACCCACGGTCACAGCGAGCGGATTCTCCGGTACCTGAGCCAGCGCACGGCCGAACGCGATGCCGACCTGCTCCTCCCTCATCTGCGGCCCGGCATGCGGATCCTGGACTTCGGATGCGGGCCCGGCTCGATTACGCTGGGTCTGGCCTCTGCCGTCGCACCCGGTGAGGCCGTGGGTGTCGACATCGAGCCGTCAACCCTCGATCATGCCCGCGCACTAGCCGAGGAGCGCGGGGTGCAGAACGTTCGCTTCCAGGTCGCCAGCGTCTACGAGTTGCCCTTTCCAGACGGCTCGTTCGATGCCGCCTTCAGCAGGTCTGTGATCGAGCACCTGGCGGATCCGCTCGGGGCGCTGCGGGAGGTACGGCGCGTCCTGCGTCCGGGTGGCGTCCTGGCCGTCGACGATGGCGACTACGGCGGCTTCATCTTTACGCCCCCCGATCCGCTGGTCAAGGAGGCCATGGACCTGTACCTCCGCGTCTTACAGCAGAACGGGGGGAACTCCTGGCGGGGACGGGAGCTACGAGGGATGCTCCGGACTGCGGGTTTCAGCTGCGTCGTGGCATCTGCGGGGGTGACCGAGGTCCAGGGAACTCCCGAGGACACACGCGCCTGGGGCGAATTTGTGGCTGGCCTGCTCATGCGCCCGTCGTTCATCGAACAGGTGACCCAACTCGGGTGGGCCAATCAATCACACCTTGAGGAGATGGCCGACGCGTTCCGGGCCTGGGGCGAGCATCCCGACGCTTTCTGGGTCGTCGTGCTCTGCAAGGCGGTCGGCTGGGCCGAATAG
- a CDS encoding aminoglycoside 6-adenylyltransferase: MPLPHRYQVVVDRFVAVCREDPRVIAAFLGGSYARGMADPHSDLDLAVLVTDEDYDDFVGGRDAFVRRLGEPLFLEDFDSAGVVFFILSDGSECELAFGRGSDRGHLYAGPAQVLLDKKGILTEAPAPAWPAEAPDDQVEALRRLIYWFWHDLSHFITAMSRGHLWWARGQLDVLRRVCVDLLRLQQDFSRRPEAYDKVDLAVPAERLAPLQDTYCPLAYEPMLQANRVILHVFLDLAPTLARRHNIRYPAELERLMIDRLDQLEH; encoded by the coding sequence ATGCCCCTGCCTCACCGGTATCAGGTCGTCGTGGACCGCTTCGTCGCCGTCTGTCGCGAAGATCCACGCGTGATAGCCGCGTTCCTCGGCGGGTCCTATGCACGGGGCATGGCTGACCCGCATTCTGACCTGGATCTCGCCGTGCTCGTCACCGACGAGGATTACGACGACTTTGTAGGCGGGCGTGACGCGTTCGTCCGGAGGCTCGGCGAGCCGTTGTTCCTCGAGGACTTCGACTCGGCGGGTGTGGTGTTCTTCATCCTCTCCGATGGCTCGGAGTGCGAATTGGCGTTCGGTCGCGGAAGCGACCGGGGTCACCTCTATGCTGGGCCTGCCCAGGTCCTCCTCGACAAGAAGGGCATCCTGACCGAGGCGCCTGCCCCCGCGTGGCCGGCGGAGGCGCCAGACGACCAGGTCGAGGCGTTGCGTCGGCTCATCTACTGGTTCTGGCACGACCTGTCACACTTCATCACCGCGATGAGCCGGGGGCACCTCTGGTGGGCGCGCGGCCAGCTCGACGTCCTGCGCCGGGTCTGTGTGGATCTGCTCCGGCTGCAGCAGGACTTTTCGCGGCGGCCGGAGGCCTATGACAAAGTGGATCTCGCGGTTCCCGCGGAGCGGTTGGCGCCGCTCCAGGACACCTATTGCCCACTGGCGTATGAGCCGATGCTCCAGGCCAACCGCGTGATTCTGCACGTCTTTCTGGACCTGGCTCCGACGCTCGCTCGGCGTCACAACATCCGGTACCCGGCCGAGCTCGAGCGGCTGATGATCGACCGGCTAGACCAGCTGGAACACTGA
- a CDS encoding type IV toxin-antitoxin system AbiEi family antitoxin domain-containing protein, which produces MLVRHDVFNSLEEIQALGDTIRRHPNRAELVDLASEQHGYFTTAQAARCGYAPDMLTYHVKQGNFRRVHRGVYRFRDFPFSPRENVVAAWLAVGKDEAVVSHESALDLWDLSDVVPEAVHVTIPRARRSLARRPPPGVIVHTTTRPWDDGEVRSNEGIRVTSPERTILDAADAGTQPEQIEMAIGQALRRGWLDALRLRARAREREHRVSSLVEQAVARHQIEAPA; this is translated from the coding sequence ATGCTGGTACGGCATGATGTCTTCAATTCCTTGGAGGAAATCCAAGCTTTGGGAGACACGATCCGTCGGCATCCGAACCGTGCTGAGCTCGTCGACCTTGCAAGTGAGCAGCATGGATACTTCACCACGGCACAGGCCGCCCGGTGCGGCTATGCGCCCGACATGCTGACGTACCATGTCAAGCAGGGGAATTTTCGGCGAGTGCACCGTGGTGTGTACCGCTTCCGCGACTTTCCGTTCTCGCCCCGCGAGAACGTTGTGGCAGCCTGGCTCGCCGTCGGGAAGGATGAGGCTGTCGTCTCACATGAGAGCGCACTCGACCTCTGGGACCTCAGCGATGTCGTCCCCGAAGCCGTTCATGTGACCATTCCGCGTGCACGTCGCTCGCTCGCGCGCCGCCCACCACCGGGTGTGATCGTCCACACGACGACGCGCCCGTGGGACGACGGCGAGGTGCGGAGTAACGAGGGTATCCGCGTCACATCGCCCGAGCGAACCATCCTCGACGCGGCCGACGCCGGTACCCAACCCGAACAGATCGAGATGGCCATCGGGCAAGCGCTACGCCGAGGCTGGCTCGACGCACTTCGCCTGCGAGCCAGAGCACGAGAACGGGAGCACCGCGTTTCGTCGCTCGTTGAGCAGGCCGTGGCTCGGCACCAGATCGAGGCGCCGGCGTGA
- a CDS encoding type IV toxin-antitoxin system AbiEi family antitoxin domain-containing protein, whose protein sequence is MFKEVPRICYDRRTVKRAEAAQARLRRAMRGRVFKAREATTVGVPRQAVYDLWHRGQLIRVGRGLFALDGLDLGTHQTLAEAATQVPNGIVCLLSALAFHELTTQNPHAVWMAIPEKAWKPRVDDLPLHFVRFSGAAYHEGIEEHQVGHVVVRVYGPAKTVADCFKYRNKIGLDVALEALQDYWRQRRGSIDELLRYARICRVANVMRPYLEAVTQ, encoded by the coding sequence ATGTTTAAGGAAGTCCCGAGGATTTGTTATGATCGACGCACTGTGAAACGGGCCGAAGCCGCTCAAGCCAGGCTGAGACGGGCCATGCGCGGCCGCGTCTTCAAGGCGCGCGAGGCGACAACAGTCGGGGTCCCGCGCCAGGCAGTGTACGACCTCTGGCACCGCGGCCAGCTCATCCGAGTGGGCCGCGGTCTGTTTGCGCTCGACGGCCTCGACCTGGGTACCCATCAAACCCTGGCGGAAGCGGCGACCCAGGTGCCGAACGGCATCGTTTGCCTGCTGTCGGCGCTCGCGTTCCACGAGCTCACGACGCAGAACCCGCACGCGGTCTGGATGGCGATCCCGGAGAAGGCGTGGAAGCCGCGTGTCGATGACCTCCCACTCCATTTCGTTCGGTTCTCGGGAGCGGCCTACCACGAGGGAATCGAGGAGCATCAGGTAGGGCATGTCGTCGTTCGCGTCTACGGGCCGGCCAAGACCGTGGCGGACTGCTTCAAGTACCGCAACAAGATCGGCCTCGACGTCGCCCTCGAGGCGTTGCAGGACTACTGGCGCCAACGCCGTGGCTCGATCGATGAGCTGCTCCGGTATGCCCGAATCTGCCGCGTCGCCAACGTCATGCGCCCGTACCTGGAAGCGGTGACCCAGTGA
- a CDS encoding nucleotidyl transferase AbiEii/AbiGii toxin family protein, which yields MRYANERFLYRLGQSPHRGDFVLKGAMLLPLWGAENYRPTRDIDLLGFGDPAMERVSRIFGEVAGLPVEPDGMTYDADQVTTDPIRGQEYGGVRVRIPGALGNIRLPIQIDVGFGDAITPPAIEAEYPTLLDLPAPVLRMYPVETVIAEKFEAVVRFALANTRLKDFYDLWSVAQTRSVDGATLVEALTNTFLRRGTPVPTSLPTGLSPDFFEDAARQRQWTGFLRRVAPAGPSVELRLVAERLALFLMPPAIVAATGGTPPGRWDPDVGWHEAHGASGLR from the coding sequence ATGCGCTACGCCAATGAACGGTTCCTCTATCGCCTGGGCCAATCGCCACATCGGGGCGACTTCGTCCTCAAGGGAGCCATGCTGCTCCCGCTCTGGGGCGCGGAGAACTATCGGCCCACCCGCGACATCGACCTGCTCGGATTCGGCGATCCAGCCATGGAGCGAGTCAGTCGCATCTTCGGCGAGGTCGCTGGGCTCCCGGTTGAGCCCGACGGCATGACCTACGACGCGGACCAGGTGACTACCGATCCAATCCGAGGTCAGGAATACGGCGGGGTCCGAGTCCGCATTCCAGGTGCGTTGGGCAACATCCGGCTGCCCATCCAGATCGACGTCGGCTTCGGCGACGCAATCACGCCGCCAGCGATCGAGGCCGAGTACCCAACCTTGCTGGATCTGCCCGCCCCGGTGCTGCGTATGTACCCAGTTGAAACCGTGATAGCGGAAAAGTTCGAGGCCGTCGTCCGCTTCGCCCTGGCGAATACGCGGCTGAAGGACTTCTATGATCTGTGGAGCGTCGCACAGACCCGATCCGTCGATGGTGCAACACTCGTCGAGGCACTGACCAACACGTTCCTCCGCAGGGGCACGCCGGTGCCCACGTCGCTCCCAACAGGCTTGAGCCCGGACTTCTTCGAGGATGCGGCCAGGCAGCGCCAATGGACCGGATTCCTCAGGCGGGTCGCGCCTGCTGGGCCGTCGGTCGAGCTCCGCCTCGTGGCCGAACGACTCGCGCTCTTCCTCATGCCGCCCGCGATCGTGGCAGCAACGGGTGGCACTCCACCGGGCCGCTGGGATCCCGATGTGGGCTGGCATGAAGCCCATGGGGCTTCCGGCCTCCGCTGA
- a CDS encoding acyltransferase gives MIVGSRVIFLADHVRSLFTTFEGGRLVIGDNTTINYGVDIAATGSITIGENVMIGTHVSILDNDFHELEARDTMPQPRPVTIADHVWIGNRAIIMPGVTIGEGAAVGAGSVVIADVPPRTLAMGNPARIVKQF, from the coding sequence ATGATCGTCGGCAGCCGCGTCATCTTCCTCGCAGACCATGTGCGCTCACTCTTCACGACGTTTGAGGGCGGCCGGCTCGTCATCGGCGACAACACGACCATCAACTACGGTGTTGATATCGCCGCGACCGGCTCTATCACCATCGGCGAGAACGTGATGATCGGGACGCACGTCAGCATCCTGGACAACGACTTCCACGAACTCGAAGCGCGCGACACAATGCCACAGCCACGACCGGTTACCATCGCGGACCACGTCTGGATCGGCAATCGCGCCATCATCATGCCGGGCGTCACCATCGGGGAGGGCGCCGCGGTTGGGGCTGGCAGCGTTGTCATAGCGGATGTACCACCGCGCACGCTGGCTATGGGCAATCCGGCCCGAATCGTCAAGCAGTTCTGA